A genomic stretch from Acropora palmata chromosome 13, jaAcrPala1.3, whole genome shotgun sequence includes:
- the LOC141863375 gene encoding uncharacterized protein LOC141863375 — protein MKLYFPMVMNTFLCSVVLIPFNIDSQVWSSNKFSSPLTWEFRKFASWDFKGFLNDSCNVNNLESRNNELPAKTVSKVSKMRHNVIQEDTVTKVERYLLNTSPSSELLRDDERPEGLLELHLLATDPLSEAVCLDGSPPGIYLRNGSGDGNSKWIIFFGGGAWCHDRDSCYERSSTDIGSSKCLAPFLRLEGLLSSDALYNPDFYNWNFVFVCYCDGGSFTGYRPKPLIVNNKRLYFRGRRILDAVLDDLIRRGIDRATDIILSGQSAGALSAIIHADYIRERLRRFTQAYFRVLPDAGYFLDTPSWNGRDVIQPIFRQLYDLHNSSTGLNGACLRAQNSDSKWRCFFPEYSIPFTKSSIFVVNPLYDTWQIAYLYNVPCILKPEDCNAEELSHIMDFREKTLHSLQAVLNSNETGLFADSCFSHSQTVLNDSWTKIQVGNVTMNKAFVAWYKGDTRKRFRIDKPYPNNPSCPNSDSKKR, from the coding sequence ATGAAACTATACTTTcctatggtaatgaatacctTCCTTTGTAGTGTCGTGTTAATCCCTTTCAACATCGATTCTCAAGTATGGTCTAGTAACAAATTTTCTTCTCCTCTAACTTGGGAGTTCAGAAAATTCGCTTCGTGGGACTTCAAGGGATTTCTGAACGATTCTTGTAACGTCAACAATCTGGAATCCCGGAATAACGAGCTGCCTGCCAAAACTGTATCAAAAGTAAGTAAAATGCGTCATAATGTCATTCAAGAAGACACTGTGACAAAAGTGGAACGCTATCTTTTAAACACATCGCCAAGTTCGGAACTTCTTCGTGACGATGAAAGGCCTGAAGGACTTCTTGAGCTGCATTTGTTAGCAACTGATCCCCTGAGCGAAGCAGTCTGCCTAGATGGTTCCCCTCCTGGAATTTACTTGCGCAATGGAAGCGGTGATGGAAATTCCAAATGGATTATATTTTTTGGCGGGGGTGCATGGTGTCATGATCGTGATTCGTGTTATGAACGTTCAAGTACAGATATCGgttcttcaaaatgtttgGCGCCATTTCTCCGTCTTGAGGGTCTACTATCGAGTGACGCTCTTTACAATCCTGATTTCTACAACTggaatttcgtttttgtttgttattgtgATGGTGGTTCATTTACTGGATATCGCCCCAAGCCACTCATTGTTAACAATAAACGTCTTTACTTCAGAGGGCGACGCATTCTCGACGCAGTCCTTGACGATTTGATCCGAAGAGGAATCGATCGCGCTACCGACATCATATTGAGCGGCCAATCAGCAGGCGCTCTTAGTGCCATCATACACGCTGATTATATCAGGGAACGCTTAAGACGTTTTACACAAGCGTATTTTCGTGTGCTTCCAGACGCTGGCTACTTTTTGGACACGCCCTCTTGGAATGGCCGTGATGTAATCCAACCCATCTTCCGTCAATTGTATGATTTGCACAATTCATCGACGGGTTTGAACGGGGCCTGTTTGCGCGCCCAAAACAGTGATAGCAAATGGCGTTGTTTTTTCCCAGAATACTCCATCCCTTTCACTAAGTCATCAATCTTCGTAGTTAACCCATTATACGATACATGGCAGATAGCTTACTTGTATAACGTTCCTTGCATCTTAAAACCCGAGGATTGCAACGCCGAGGAGTTGTCTCATATAATGGATTTCCGAGAAAAAACTCTGCATTCACTGCAAGCTGTTCTTAACTCGAACGAAACAGGGCTGTTTGCAGATTCTTGTTTTAGTCATTCACAAACTGTGTTGAATGATTCGTGGACAAAGATTCAAGTGGGTAACGTTACAATGAACAAGGCGTTTGTCGCATGGTACAAAGGGGATACAAGAAAAAGATTTAGAATTGATAAACCTTATCCTAATAATCCTTCATGTCCCAACTCTGACTCAAAGAAGCGTTAA